One stretch of Halichoerus grypus chromosome 8, mHalGry1.hap1.1, whole genome shotgun sequence DNA includes these proteins:
- the NR2F2 gene encoding COUP transcription factor 2 isoform X2, translating to MQAVWDLEQGKYGFAVQRGRMPPTQPTHGQFALTNGDPLNCHSYLSGYISLLLRAEPYPTSRFGSQCMQPNNIMGIENICELAARMLFSAVEWARNIPFFPDLQITDQVALLRLTWSELFVLNAAQCSMPLHVAPLLAAAGLHASPMSADRVVAFMDHIRIFQEQVEKLKALHVDSAEYSCLKAIVLFTSDACGLSDVAHVESLQEKSQCALEEYVRSQYPNQPTRFGKLLLRLPSLRTVSSSVIEQLFFVRLVGKTPIETLIRDMLLSGSSFNWPYMAIQ from the exons ATGCAAGCGGTTTGGGACCTTGAACAAGGCAAATATGGTTTTG CGGTGCAGAGGGGCAGGATGCCGCCCACCCAGCCAACCCACGGGCAGTTTGCGCTGACCAACGGGGACCCTCTCAACTGCCACTCGTACCTGTCCGGATATATTTCGCTGCTGCTGCGCGCCGAGCCCTATCCCACGTCGCGCTTCGGCAGCCAGTGCATGCAGCCCAACAACATCATGGGCATCGAGAACATTTGCGAACTGGCCGCGCGGATGCTCTTCAGCGCCGTCGAGTGGGCCCGGAACATCCCCTTCTTCCCTGACCTGCAGATCACCGACCAGGTGGCCCTGCTTCGCCTCACCTGGAGCGAGCTGTTCGTGCTGAATGCAGCACAGTGCTCCATGCCCCTCCACGTCGCCCCGCTCCTGGCCGCCGCCGGCCTACACGCCTCACCCATGTCCGCCGACCGAGTGGTCGCCTTTATGGACCACATACGGATCTTCCAAGAGCAAGTGGAGAAGCTCAAAGCGCTGCACGTTGACTCCGCCGAGTACAGCTGTCTCAAGGCCATAGTCCTGTTCACCTCAG ATGCCTGTGGTCTCTCTGATGTAGCCCAtgtggaaagcttgcaggaaaaGTCCCAGTGTGCTTTGGAAGAATATGTTAGGAGCCAGTACCCCAACCAACCAACGCGATTCGGAAAGCTTTTGCTTCGCCTCCCTTCCCTCCGCACGGTCTCCTCCTCAGTCATAGAGCAATTGTTTTTCGTCCGTTTGGTAGGTAAAACCCCCATCGAAACCCTCATCCGGGATATGTTACTGTCCGGCAGCAGTTTTAACTGGCCGTATATGgcaattcaataa
- the NR2F2 gene encoding COUP transcription factor 2 isoform X1 translates to MAMVVSTWRDPQDEVPGSQGSQASQAPPVPGPPPGAPHTPQTPGQGGPASTPAQTAAGGQGGPGGPGGDKQQQQQHIECVVCGDKSSGKHYGQFTCEGCKSFFKRSVRRNLSYTCRANRNCPIDQHHRNQCQYCRLKKCLKVGMRREAVQRGRMPPTQPTHGQFALTNGDPLNCHSYLSGYISLLLRAEPYPTSRFGSQCMQPNNIMGIENICELAARMLFSAVEWARNIPFFPDLQITDQVALLRLTWSELFVLNAAQCSMPLHVAPLLAAAGLHASPMSADRVVAFMDHIRIFQEQVEKLKALHVDSAEYSCLKAIVLFTSDACGLSDVAHVESLQEKSQCALEEYVRSQYPNQPTRFGKLLLRLPSLRTVSSSVIEQLFFVRLVGKTPIETLIRDMLLSGSSFNWPYMAIQ, encoded by the exons ATGGCAATGGTAGTCAGCACGTGGCGCGACCCCCAGGACGAGGTGCCCGGCTCGCAGGGCAGCCAGGCCTCGCAGGCGCCGCCTGTGCCCGGCCCGCCGCCCGGCGCCCCGCACACGCCACAGACGCCGGGCCAAGGGGGCCCGGCCAGCACGCCGGCCCAGACGGCGGCCGGTGGCCAGGGCGGCCCCGGCGGCCCGGGCGGCGacaagcagcagcagcagcagcacatCGAGTGCGTGGTGTGCGGGGACAAGTCGAGCGGCAAGCACTACGGCCAGTTCACGTGCGAGGGCTGCAAGAGCTTCTTCAAGCGCAGCGTGCGGAGGAACCTGAGCTACACGTGCCGCGCCAACCGGAACTGTCCCATCGACCAGCACCACCGCAACCAGTGCCAGTACTGCCGCCTCAAAAAGTGCCTCAAAGTGGGCATGAGACGGGAAG CGGTGCAGAGGGGCAGGATGCCGCCCACCCAGCCAACCCACGGGCAGTTTGCGCTGACCAACGGGGACCCTCTCAACTGCCACTCGTACCTGTCCGGATATATTTCGCTGCTGCTGCGCGCCGAGCCCTATCCCACGTCGCGCTTCGGCAGCCAGTGCATGCAGCCCAACAACATCATGGGCATCGAGAACATTTGCGAACTGGCCGCGCGGATGCTCTTCAGCGCCGTCGAGTGGGCCCGGAACATCCCCTTCTTCCCTGACCTGCAGATCACCGACCAGGTGGCCCTGCTTCGCCTCACCTGGAGCGAGCTGTTCGTGCTGAATGCAGCACAGTGCTCCATGCCCCTCCACGTCGCCCCGCTCCTGGCCGCCGCCGGCCTACACGCCTCACCCATGTCCGCCGACCGAGTGGTCGCCTTTATGGACCACATACGGATCTTCCAAGAGCAAGTGGAGAAGCTCAAAGCGCTGCACGTTGACTCCGCCGAGTACAGCTGTCTCAAGGCCATAGTCCTGTTCACCTCAG ATGCCTGTGGTCTCTCTGATGTAGCCCAtgtggaaagcttgcaggaaaaGTCCCAGTGTGCTTTGGAAGAATATGTTAGGAGCCAGTACCCCAACCAACCAACGCGATTCGGAAAGCTTTTGCTTCGCCTCCCTTCCCTCCGCACGGTCTCCTCCTCAGTCATAGAGCAATTGTTTTTCGTCCGTTTGGTAGGTAAAACCCCCATCGAAACCCTCATCCGGGATATGTTACTGTCCGGCAGCAGTTTTAACTGGCCGTATATGgcaattcaataa
- the NR2F2 gene encoding COUP transcription factor 2 isoform X3 — MPPTQPTHGQFALTNGDPLNCHSYLSGYISLLLRAEPYPTSRFGSQCMQPNNIMGIENICELAARMLFSAVEWARNIPFFPDLQITDQVALLRLTWSELFVLNAAQCSMPLHVAPLLAAAGLHASPMSADRVVAFMDHIRIFQEQVEKLKALHVDSAEYSCLKAIVLFTSDACGLSDVAHVESLQEKSQCALEEYVRSQYPNQPTRFGKLLLRLPSLRTVSSSVIEQLFFVRLVGKTPIETLIRDMLLSGSSFNWPYMAIQ, encoded by the exons ATGCCGCCCACCCAGCCAACCCACGGGCAGTTTGCGCTGACCAACGGGGACCCTCTCAACTGCCACTCGTACCTGTCCGGATATATTTCGCTGCTGCTGCGCGCCGAGCCCTATCCCACGTCGCGCTTCGGCAGCCAGTGCATGCAGCCCAACAACATCATGGGCATCGAGAACATTTGCGAACTGGCCGCGCGGATGCTCTTCAGCGCCGTCGAGTGGGCCCGGAACATCCCCTTCTTCCCTGACCTGCAGATCACCGACCAGGTGGCCCTGCTTCGCCTCACCTGGAGCGAGCTGTTCGTGCTGAATGCAGCACAGTGCTCCATGCCCCTCCACGTCGCCCCGCTCCTGGCCGCCGCCGGCCTACACGCCTCACCCATGTCCGCCGACCGAGTGGTCGCCTTTATGGACCACATACGGATCTTCCAAGAGCAAGTGGAGAAGCTCAAAGCGCTGCACGTTGACTCCGCCGAGTACAGCTGTCTCAAGGCCATAGTCCTGTTCACCTCAG ATGCCTGTGGTCTCTCTGATGTAGCCCAtgtggaaagcttgcaggaaaaGTCCCAGTGTGCTTTGGAAGAATATGTTAGGAGCCAGTACCCCAACCAACCAACGCGATTCGGAAAGCTTTTGCTTCGCCTCCCTTCCCTCCGCACGGTCTCCTCCTCAGTCATAGAGCAATTGTTTTTCGTCCGTTTGGTAGGTAAAACCCCCATCGAAACCCTCATCCGGGATATGTTACTGTCCGGCAGCAGTTTTAACTGGCCGTATATGgcaattcaataa